In Elaeis guineensis isolate ETL-2024a chromosome 1, EG11, whole genome shotgun sequence, a genomic segment contains:
- the LOC105038643 gene encoding uncharacterized protein, translated as MVNFDEFWSKKTLIGLGLGQFVSLLITSTGFTSSELSRRGIDAPTSQSLFNYVLLAIVYGGYMIHRKRPLQMKWYYYLLLGFLDVEANFLVVKAYQYTSLTSVMLLDCWAIPCVIFLTWMFLKTKYRLRKFAGVFICVAGLVLVVFSDVHAADREGGSSPVKGDMLVIAGSTLYAISNVSEEFLVKNGDRIELMGMLGAFGAIVSACQISIFERNELKSIHWTASAVLPFVGFALAMFMFYSTVPILLKMSGSTMLNLSLLTSDMWAVLIRIFAYHEKVDWMYFIAFAAVAVGLVVYSGYSEDDEMRAQVVGAGDTQGTKRDEEAAMDHLDQESTPCGGSRVVDVGKGPYYSLVSGEH; from the exons ATGGTGAACTTTGATGAGTTCTGGTCGAAGAAGACGCTGATCGGCCTTGGATTAGGGCAGTTCGTATCGCTTCTGATCACTTCCACCGGTTTCACCTCGTCAGAGCTCTCCAGACGAG GGATTGATGCTCCGACGTCGCAGTCGTTGTTCAATTATGTATTATTGGCGATAGTCTATGGGGGTTACATGATCCACCGGAAGAGGCCGCTCCAG ATGAAATGGTATTACTATCTATTACTAGGATTTCTTGATGTGGAAGCCAATTTTCTTG TGGTGAAGGCTTATCAATACACTTCTTTGACAAGTGTCATGCTTCTGGATTGTTGGGCAATTCCATGTGTCATATTCCTTACGTGGATGTTCTTGAAGACAAAATACAGATTAAGGAAGTTTGCTGGTGTATTTATTTGTGTTGCTGGACTTGTCCTAGTCGTATTTTCTGATGTGCATGCAGCTGATAGAGAAG GAGGAAGCAGCCCTGTAAAAGGAGATATGCTAGTAATTGCTGGTTCCACACTTTATGCAATTAGTAATGTTAGCGAG gAGTTTCTTGTGAAGAATGGGGACAGAATTGAGCTGATGGGAATGCTCGGTGCTTTTGGAGCTATAGTGAGTGCTTGTCAAAT AAGCATATTTGAACGAAATGAGCTTAAATCTATCCACTGGACAGCTAGTGcg GTGCTACCATTTGTTGGATTTGCATTGGCAATGTTTATGTTTTACTCTACTGTCCCAATCTTACTAAAG ATGAGTGGCTCGACAATGCTAAACCTTTCACTGCTAACCTCAGACATGTGGGCAGTTCTCATCCGGATATTTGCTTATCATGAAAAG GTTGATTGGATGTATTTCATAGCTTTTGCAGCTGTTGCAGTTGGGCTTGTAGTCTATTCAGG ATACTCAGAAGATGATGAAATGCGAGCCCAGGTTGTTGGGGCTGGTGACACACAGGGAACGAAGAGGGATGAAGAGGCTGCaatggatcatttggatcaagaATCTACCCCGTGTGGGGGCTCAAGGGTTGTAGATG TAGGGAAGGGTCCATACTACTCTCTTGTCAGTGGGGAGCACTGA
- the LOC105038644 gene encoding dolichol-phosphate mannose synthase subunit 3: MKHVLKIMALLVAISAFWIGLLETSVVPRSYTWLLAIYLIVSLGCYGLLMVGIGLMLFPTCPQEAVLLQKDIAEAKEFLKNKGVDVGSD, from the exons ATGAAGCATGTTTTAAAGATTATGGCATTGCTGGTGGCTATCTCTGCATTTTGGATAGGCCTGTTGGAAACATCAGTTGTCCCACGCAGCTATACTTGGCtg CTTGCAATCTACTTAATTGTTTCACTGGGATGCTATGGTCTTCTCATGGTTGGGATTGGTTTAATGCTCTTTCCAACATGTCCTCAAGAAGCTGTACTACTGCAAAAG GATATTGCAGAGGCCAAGGAATTCTTGAAGAATAAGGGGGTTGATGTGGGCTCTGATTAA